From one Gemmobacter sp. genomic stretch:
- a CDS encoding EAL domain-containing protein, giving the protein MNSYDSGFYEGPADPLTAAVEERDRTTLDMVDQALRDGRTLLAYQPVVLAAHQSRVAFHEGMIRILDPGGRVIPAREFMGAVETRETGRQIDCAALRMGLAALAEVPDLRLAINMSARSIGYAPWMKVLRQGLQRDDTAGERLILEITESSAMLMPDLVTAFMDELHGEGISFALDDFGAGYTAFRYFRDFFFDVVKIDGQFIRNIASNPDNQVLTRALGSIGKHFDMLIVAESVECQADADWLAANGMDCLQGFHFGAPMIHPAWLPRSQGHRQQAAK; this is encoded by the coding sequence ATGAACAGCTATGACAGCGGCTTTTACGAAGGTCCGGCCGACCCGCTGACGGCCGCGGTCGAGGAACGGGATCGAACCACGCTCGACATGGTCGATCAGGCGCTGCGCGATGGGCGGACGCTGCTGGCCTATCAGCCGGTGGTGCTGGCCGCCCACCAGTCGCGCGTCGCCTTTCACGAAGGGATGATCCGCATTCTGGATCCGGGCGGCCGGGTGATCCCGGCGCGCGAATTCATGGGCGCGGTGGAAACCCGCGAAACCGGCCGCCAGATCGACTGCGCCGCGCTGCGCATGGGCCTTGCCGCCCTGGCCGAGGTGCCCGATCTGCGCCTTGCCATCAACATGTCCGCCCGGTCCATCGGCTATGCCCCCTGGATGAAGGTGCTGCGCCAGGGATTGCAGCGCGACGATACCGCCGGCGAACGGCTGATCCTGGAAATCACCGAAAGCTCGGCCATGCTGATGCCCGATCTGGTGACGGCCTTCATGGACGAACTGCATGGCGAAGGGATCTCGTTCGCGCTGGACGATTTCGGCGCCGGCTATACCGCCTTTCGCTATTTCCGCGATTTCTTCTTCGATGTGGTCAAGATCGACGGGCAGTTCATCCGCAACATCGCCTCGAACCCCGACAATCAGGTGCTGACCCGGGCGCTTGGATCCATCGGCAAGCATTTCGACATGCTGATCGTGGCGGAATCGGTCGAATGCCAGGCCGATGCGGACTGGCTGGCGGCGAATGGCATGGACTGCCTGCAAGGCTTTCACTTCGGCGCCCCGATGATCCATCCCGCCTGGCTGCCCCGGTCGCAGGGGCACCGGCAACAGGCGGCAAAGTGA
- a CDS encoding acetyl-CoA C-acetyltransferase — protein sequence MTNVVIVSAGRTAVGSFNGSFANTPAHDLGAVVLEALCARAGIDKAEVSETILGQVLTAGQGQNPARQAHIKAGLSQDAAAWSINQVCGSGLRAVALAAQHIQLGDAAIVAAGGQESMSLSPHVAHLRAGQKMGDLNFIDSMIKDGLWDAFHGYHMGQTAENVAQKWQISREQQDEFALASQHKAEAAQKAGKFKDEIVPVTLKSRKGDVVIDSDEYIRHGATIEAMQKLRPAFAKDGSVTAANASGINDGAAGVLLMTEEEAAKRGLKVLARIASYATTGLDPAIMGVGPIFASRKALQKAGWNAADLDLVEANEAFAAQACAVNKDMGWNPDVVNVNGGAIAIGHPIGASGARILNTLVFEMNRRDAKKGLATLCIGGGMGVAMCLER from the coding sequence ATGACCAACGTGGTGATTGTCTCGGCAGGCCGGACGGCTGTCGGCAGCTTCAACGGGTCTTTCGCGAATACGCCCGCGCATGATCTTGGCGCCGTGGTGCTAGAGGCGCTGTGCGCCCGCGCCGGCATCGACAAGGCCGAGGTTTCGGAAACCATCCTGGGTCAGGTGCTGACCGCCGGCCAGGGCCAGAACCCGGCCCGTCAGGCGCATATCAAGGCCGGCCTGTCGCAGGATGCGGCGGCCTGGTCGATCAACCAGGTCTGCGGCTCGGGCCTGCGGGCGGTGGCGCTGGCGGCCCAGCACATCCAGCTGGGCGATGCGGCCATCGTGGCGGCCGGCGGACAGGAAAGCATGTCGCTGTCGCCCCATGTCGCGCATCTGCGCGCCGGGCAAAAGATGGGCGACCTGAACTTCATCGACTCGATGATCAAGGATGGCCTGTGGGATGCCTTCCACGGCTACCACATGGGCCAGACCGCCGAAAACGTTGCGCAGAAATGGCAGATCAGCCGCGAACAGCAGGATGAATTCGCCCTTGCCAGCCAGCACAAGGCCGAGGCCGCCCAGAAAGCCGGCAAGTTCAAGGATGAGATCGTCCCCGTCACGCTGAAATCGCGCAAGGGCGATGTCGTGATCGACAGCGACGAATACATCCGCCACGGCGCCACCATCGAAGCCATGCAAAAGCTGCGCCCTGCCTTTGCCAAGGACGGTTCGGTCACCGCCGCCAATGCCAGCGGCATCAACGATGGTGCCGCCGGCGTGCTGCTGATGACCGAGGAAGAAGCGGCAAAGCGCGGGCTCAAGGTGCTGGCGCGCATCGCCTCTTACGCCACCACCGGGCTCGACCCGGCGATCATGGGCGTCGGCCCGATCTTCGCCAGCCGCAAGGCGCTGCAAAAGGCCGGCTGGAACGCCGCCGACCTTGATCTGGTCGAGGCGAACGAGGCTTTTGCCGCCCAAGCCTGCGCGGTGAACAAGGACATGGGCTGGAACCCCGATGTCGTCAACGTCAACGGCGGCGCCATTGCCATCGGCCATCCGATCGGCGCCTCGGGCGCGCGCATCCTGAACACCCTGGTGTTCGAGATGAACCGCCGCGACGCGAAAAAAGGCCTGGCCACCCTGTGCATCGGCGGCGGCATGGGCGTTGCCATGTGCCTGGAACGCTGA
- the phbB gene encoding acetoacetyl-CoA reductase yields MSRVALVTGGSRGIGAAISIALKNAGHTVAANYAGNDEAAAKFTAETGIKTYKWNVADYDASKAGLAQVEADLGPIDIVVANAGITRDAPFHKMTPDQWKQVIDTNLTGVFNTVHPVWPGMRDRKFGRVVVISSINGQKGQFGQVNYAATKAGDLGIVKSLAQEGARFGITANAICPGYIATEMVMAVPEKVRESIIAGIPAGRLGEPEEIARCVAFLVADDAAFINGSTISANGAQFFV; encoded by the coding sequence ATGTCGAGAGTTGCTTTGGTCACCGGGGGGTCGCGCGGGATTGGCGCGGCGATTTCCATCGCCTTGAAGAATGCAGGCCACACCGTTGCGGCGAATTATGCCGGCAATGACGAGGCTGCGGCGAAATTCACCGCCGAGACCGGCATCAAGACCTACAAGTGGAACGTCGCCGATTATGACGCCTCGAAAGCTGGCCTTGCCCAGGTCGAGGCTGATCTGGGCCCGATCGACATCGTGGTGGCCAATGCGGGCATCACCCGCGACGCGCCGTTTCACAAGATGACGCCCGATCAGTGGAAACAGGTCATCGACACCAACCTGACCGGCGTCTTCAACACCGTGCATCCGGTCTGGCCGGGCATGCGCGACCGCAAGTTCGGCCGCGTGGTGGTGATTTCCTCGATCAACGGGCAAAAGGGGCAGTTCGGCCAGGTCAACTATGCCGCGACCAAGGCGGGCGATCTGGGCATCGTGAAATCGCTGGCCCAGGAAGGCGCGCGGTTCGGGATTACCGCCAATGCGATCTGCCCGGGCTATATCGCGACGGAGATGGTGATGGCGGTGCCGGAAAAGGTACGCGAGTCGATCATCGCGGGCATTCCCGCCGGCCGCCTGGGCGAACCCGAAGAGATTGCGCGCTGTGTGGCCTTCCTGGTGGCCGATGACGCGGCCTTTATCAACGGTTCCACCATCAGCGCGAATGGCGCGCAGTTCTTCGTCTGA
- a CDS encoding carbon monoxide dehydrogenase subunit G, which yields MQMNDSRLIAAPPETVWAALFDPQVLKACVPGCEELTGTPADGFEAVVTQKVGPVKARFTGLVTLTDIVPGQGCTITGEGKGGAAGFAKGSARVTLTPEGEGTRLDYAVEANIGGKIAQLGSRIIDGFVRKMADEFFDRFQEAVEPADEAAPEGEAPKKGWFKRLIG from the coding sequence ATGCAGATGAACGACAGCCGCCTCATCGCCGCCCCGCCCGAAACGGTCTGGGCGGCCCTTTTCGACCCCCAGGTGCTGAAGGCCTGCGTGCCCGGCTGCGAGGAACTGACAGGCACCCCCGCCGACGGCTTCGAGGCGGTGGTGACCCAGAAGGTCGGCCCGGTCAAGGCGCGGTTCACCGGCCTTGTGACCCTGACCGACATCGTTCCGGGGCAAGGCTGCACCATCACCGGCGAAGGCAAGGGCGGCGCCGCAGGCTTTGCCAAGGGCTCGGCCCGGGTGACGCTGACGCCCGAAGGCGAAGGCACCCGGCTGGACTATGCCGTCGAGGCCAATATCGGCGGCAAGATCGCCCAGCTGGGCAGCCGCATCATCGACGGTTTCGTGCGCAAGATGGCCGACGAATTCTTCGACCGCTTCCAGGAGGCGGTAGAGCCCGCCGACGAGGCCGCGCCCGAAGGCGAGGCCCCGAAAAAGGGCTGGTTCAAGCGGCTTATCGGATAG
- a CDS encoding ABC transporter substrate-binding protein produces the protein MFHRALTAAAASLLLASTAMAETAINFALDWKFEGPAAPYFAAIDNGHFAAEGLKVEIQAGQGSLDAIPKVATGAFPMGFADMNSIAKFLDQNPGAPVTAVMMVYDKPPAAMVGRKSLGINTIKDIEGKVLGAPPPDGAWSQFPVFAKETGLDMAKIKVEPLGFPTREPMLAEGKVAAVTGFSFSVVLNLVRLGVPEDDIAIFTMADNGVDYYGNAVIVNTDFAKANPEAVTGFIRALAKGWKDAAADPEKAVGQMITRTPASDVALETRRFKMALEGTVLTDWVKANGMGGVDPARYASSIEQLKEIYTFKNAPTPDLYYTDAYLPKDGSLTF, from the coding sequence ATGTTCCACCGCGCCCTGACCGCAGCCGCCGCAAGCCTGCTGCTGGCCAGCACCGCCATGGCCGAAACCGCGATCAACTTCGCGCTCGACTGGAAGTTCGAAGGCCCGGCCGCGCCCTATTTCGCCGCCATCGACAACGGCCATTTCGCCGCCGAAGGGCTGAAGGTGGAAATCCAGGCAGGCCAGGGGTCGCTGGATGCGATCCCCAAGGTGGCGACCGGGGCCTTTCCGATGGGCTTTGCCGACATGAATTCCATCGCCAAGTTCCTGGACCAGAACCCCGGCGCCCCGGTGACCGCGGTGATGATGGTCTATGACAAGCCGCCGGCCGCGATGGTGGGCCGCAAGTCGTTGGGAATCAACACGATCAAGGATATCGAGGGCAAGGTGCTGGGCGCCCCGCCGCCCGATGGCGCCTGGTCGCAGTTCCCGGTTTTTGCCAAGGAAACCGGGCTGGACATGGCCAAGATCAAGGTCGAACCGCTGGGCTTTCCCACCCGCGAACCGATGCTGGCCGAGGGCAAGGTGGCGGCGGTGACCGGATTTTCCTTTTCGGTCGTGCTGAATCTGGTCCGGCTGGGCGTGCCCGAGGATGATATCGCCATCTTCACCATGGCCGACAATGGCGTCGATTATTACGGCAACGCCGTGATCGTGAACACCGATTTCGCCAAGGCCAACCCCGAGGCCGTAACCGGGTTCATCCGCGCGCTGGCCAAGGGGTGGAAGGACGCGGCCGCCGACCCGGAAAAGGCGGTGGGGCAGATGATCACCCGCACCCCGGCCTCGGACGTGGCGCTGGAAACGCGGCGCTTCAAGATGGCGCTGGAGGGCACCGTGCTGACCGACTGGGTCAAGGCGAACGGCATGGGCGGGGTGGATCCGGCGCGCTATGCCAGCTCTATCGAGCAGTTGAAGGAGATCTACACCTTCAAGAATGCCCCGACGCCGGACCTGTATTATACCGACGCCTATCTGCCCAAGGATGGCAGCCTGACGTTCTGA
- a CDS encoding DNA-3-methyladenine glycosylase I, translating into MSERCTWCGSDPLYVNYHDTEWGVPETDPRALWEKLILDGFQAGLAWITILRKRDGFRAAFDGFTPETIARWGEPEVTRLLADPGIVRHRGKIEATIGNARAYLAIEDKGGFAPFLWRFVDGSPVQNRFAGMNQVPTETAASQAMSKSLKKAGFRFCGPTITYAFMQATGMVNDHMVTCPCHDHVAGLGQAVAIR; encoded by the coding sequence ATGTCAGAACGTTGCACCTGGTGCGGCAGCGATCCGCTGTATGTGAATTACCATGATACCGAATGGGGCGTGCCCGAAACCGACCCCCGGGCGCTGTGGGAGAAGCTGATTCTGGATGGCTTCCAGGCCGGGCTTGCCTGGATCACCATCCTGCGCAAGCGCGACGGGTTCCGCGCGGCGTTTGACGGTTTCACCCCCGAAACCATCGCCCGGTGGGGCGAACCCGAGGTGACGCGCCTGCTGGCCGATCCTGGCATCGTGCGCCATCGCGGCAAGATCGAGGCGACGATCGGCAATGCCCGCGCCTATCTGGCGATCGAGGACAAGGGCGGCTTTGCCCCCTTTCTGTGGCGCTTTGTCGATGGCAGCCCGGTGCAGAACCGCTTTGCCGGCATGAATCAGGTGCCAACGGAAACCGCAGCCTCGCAGGCCATGTCCAAGTCCTTGAAAAAGGCCGGTTTCCGGTTTTGCGGGCCGACGATCACCTATGCGTTCATGCAGGCCACCGGCATGGTGAACGACCATATGGTGACCTGCCCCTGCCACGATCATGTGGCAGGGTTGGGCCAGGCGGTCGCTATCCGATAA